A region of Selenomonadales bacterium 4137-cl DNA encodes the following proteins:
- a CDS encoding proton-conducting transporter membrane subunit, with the protein MYELIVLALGLPPVTAAASLAVRRRGFLKVMNVAASLTTCGLTFALAAGVLRDGPYAGGWLFVDALSALLLVVVGLLTFTATLFSASYMEAEADEGHIKPGLLGGYYALLQLFSFTMLAVLVAENLGLMWVGVEATTLASTLLVAFYFNRSALEAAWKYVMVCNVGILLALLGTILLYYAQLSAGGGGAPLSRAAMEALSGRLDPFLVKLAFVFILIGYGTKAGLAPMHTWLPDAHSQAPSPVSALLSGALLSCALYVLIRNLGIVTAVLGGEFVQAALLLFGVLSVAVAVPFMLVQHDIKRLLAYSSVEHVGIVSFGLGLGTPLALYGAAFHILNHAVAKSALFYLSGIIIQRYRSKHVMRIRGLFAAMPAAGTMFLVAVLAIVGTPPLSVFFSKFAIVAAAFAAGKPVLGAALLLLLAGVFAGMMYYATRMMFGTAPAGLAAARPGACALAAAGLSLAWVVGTGLYVPAALDELLTRAAAQMFAAVGGLR; encoded by the coding sequence ATGTACGAATTGATCGTGCTCGCCCTCGGTCTGCCGCCGGTGACGGCGGCCGCGAGCCTGGCCGTGCGCCGGCGGGGGTTTTTGAAGGTGATGAATGTGGCCGCCAGCCTGACGACCTGCGGACTGACTTTCGCGCTCGCGGCCGGGGTGCTGCGGGACGGCCCTTACGCCGGCGGGTGGCTGTTTGTCGATGCTCTGAGCGCGCTGCTGCTGGTGGTGGTGGGGCTGCTGACTTTTACGGCGACGCTTTTTTCGGCGTCGTATATGGAGGCGGAGGCGGACGAGGGCCATATAAAACCGGGGCTTCTGGGCGGCTATTACGCGCTGCTGCAGTTGTTTTCGTTCACGATGCTGGCGGTGCTGGTGGCGGAGAACCTCGGCCTGATGTGGGTGGGGGTGGAGGCGACGACGCTGGCGTCGACGCTGCTGGTGGCCTTCTATTTCAACCGCTCGGCGCTGGAGGCGGCCTGGAAGTATGTGATGGTTTGCAATGTGGGCATTTTGCTGGCGCTGCTGGGAACGATACTGCTGTATTATGCGCAGCTTAGCGCGGGGGGAGGCGGAGCGCCTCTCAGCCGGGCGGCCATGGAGGCACTGAGCGGCCGGCTTGATCCTTTCCTGGTAAAGCTGGCGTTCGTGTTTATCCTGATCGGTTACGGCACGAAGGCCGGTCTGGCGCCGATGCATACCTGGCTGCCGGACGCCCACAGCCAGGCGCCGTCGCCGGTGAGCGCGCTGTTGTCGGGGGCGCTTTTGAGCTGCGCGTTGTATGTGCTGATCCGCAATCTCGGCATCGTTACGGCGGTGCTGGGCGGAGAGTTCGTGCAGGCGGCGCTGCTGCTGTTCGGGGTGCTGTCGGTGGCGGTGGCCGTGCCGTTCATGCTGGTGCAGCACGATATTAAGCGGCTGCTGGCGTATTCGAGCGTGGAGCATGTCGGCATCGTGAGCTTCGGCTTGGGGCTGGGGACGCCGCTGGCACTGTACGGGGCGGCCTTCCATATCCTCAACCACGCGGTGGCCAAGTCGGCGCTCTTTTACCTGTCCGGGATAATTATTCAGCGGTACCGCTCCAAGCATGTGATGCGCATCCGCGGGCTGTTCGCGGCGATGCCGGCGGCGGGGACGATGTTCCTGGTGGCGGTGCTGGCGATCGTGGGTACGCCGCCGCTTAGCGTGTTTTTCAGCAAGTTCGCGATTGTGGCCGCGGCGTTCGCCGCCGGCAAGCCGGTGCTGGGCGCGGCGCTGCTGCTGCTGTTGGCGGGGGTGTTCGCGGGGATGATGTATTACGCGACCCGGATGATGTTCGGCACTGCTCCGGCCGGGCTGGCGGCGGCGCGACCGGGCGCCTGCGCGCTGGCGGCGGCGGGGTTGTCGCTGGCGTGGGTGGTGGGCACCGGTCTGTATGTGCCGGCGGCGCTGGATGAACTGCTTACCAGGGCGGCGGCGCAGATGTTCGCCGCGGTGGGAGGGCTGAGATGA
- a CDS encoding tripartite tricarboxylate transporter permease, which yields MDSFLAALLHIIQPSNLAAVLGGALLGMLSGATPGVSGTMMVVLLIPLTYTLEPDTAFLLLISVYCSAVFSGSISAILFRTPGAPEAVATTLDGYELTKQGKPHEALGISVYSSALGGLLGGAALILVAPQLAKIALAFGPPEYFGMAIMGLSVVTTLGAKNMVKAFLAALLGLFLATVGIDPMAGIPRFTFGLPSLMSGIDFIPVLIGLFAISEILRQVMEDTSVKVKLGKIRTSLPSFAMQKRLMPTILGGSALGTVIGILPGIGATTAAMVSYSEAVRWSKTPEKFGTGHPEGVAAPESSNNAAANGAMVPLLALGIPGSATTAVMLGAFILHGLKPGPLLFTEQAEFINTIFLGTMIANAIILLVAPFFIRGFANIIRIPYPILGPVILVLCIVGSYAIRNNMMDVWLTLGFGVLGYILEKYHFPLSPIILGIVLGGLAEQEFRRSLIMSEGDYAIFLNSPIAAVLLGVSLLSFIAPIAVNIYKKRKANVAAPGA from the coding sequence ATGGACAGCTTTCTGGCAGCCCTGCTCCACATCATACAACCCTCGAACCTCGCCGCCGTCTTAGGCGGCGCCCTGCTGGGCATGCTCAGCGGCGCCACGCCGGGGGTGAGCGGCACGATGATGGTGGTACTCCTCATCCCGCTCACCTACACCCTCGAGCCTGACACCGCATTCCTGCTGCTCATCTCCGTCTACTGCTCGGCCGTTTTTTCCGGCTCCATCAGCGCCATTCTCTTCCGCACCCCCGGCGCCCCCGAGGCGGTCGCTACCACCCTCGACGGCTACGAGCTGACCAAACAGGGCAAACCTCACGAAGCTCTGGGGATTTCCGTCTACTCCTCGGCGCTGGGCGGACTGCTCGGCGGCGCGGCTCTCATCCTCGTAGCGCCCCAACTGGCCAAAATCGCCCTGGCCTTCGGCCCGCCGGAATACTTCGGTATGGCCATCATGGGCCTCAGCGTAGTGACCACCCTGGGGGCGAAAAACATGGTGAAAGCGTTCCTCGCCGCTTTGCTCGGTCTCTTTCTGGCAACTGTCGGCATCGATCCCATGGCGGGCATTCCCCGCTTCACCTTCGGGCTACCCAGCCTAATGAGCGGCATCGACTTCATCCCCGTGCTCATCGGCCTGTTCGCCATATCGGAAATACTCCGCCAGGTCATGGAAGACACCTCCGTCAAAGTAAAACTAGGAAAAATCAGGACATCACTGCCTAGCTTCGCCATGCAGAAACGGCTCATGCCGACAATATTAGGCGGCTCGGCCCTCGGCACGGTCATCGGCATCCTTCCGGGCATCGGCGCCACCACCGCGGCCATGGTCAGCTACAGTGAAGCCGTCCGCTGGTCCAAAACACCCGAAAAATTCGGCACCGGGCATCCGGAAGGCGTCGCCGCGCCCGAATCCTCCAACAACGCTGCCGCCAACGGCGCCATGGTCCCCTTGCTCGCGCTGGGGATACCGGGCAGCGCCACCACGGCGGTAATGCTGGGAGCGTTCATCCTCCACGGCCTCAAGCCGGGGCCGCTGCTGTTCACCGAACAGGCCGAATTCATCAACACAATATTCCTCGGCACGATGATCGCCAACGCGATCATCCTCCTCGTAGCCCCCTTCTTCATCAGGGGCTTTGCCAACATCATCCGCATCCCCTACCCCATACTGGGGCCCGTCATCCTTGTCCTCTGCATCGTCGGCTCGTACGCCATCCGCAACAACATGATGGATGTCTGGCTGACGCTCGGCTTTGGCGTACTGGGCTACATACTCGAAAAATACCATTTTCCCCTTTCACCCATCATCCTCGGCATCGTCCTTGGCGGCCTCGCGGAGCAGGAATTCCGGCGCTCGCTCATCATGTCGGAGGGCGACTACGCCATCTTCCTCAACAGCCCGATTGCCGCCGTGCTGCTCGGCGTATCGCTCCTGTCCTTCATCGCCCCGATAGCGGTCAACATCTACAAAAAGCGCAAAGCGAACGTTGCGGCCCCCGGCGCATAA
- a CDS encoding NADH-quinone oxidoreductase subunit H, whose protein sequence is MDLLMQFLVGLAQAAMVASLAPLAAGLIKTAKARLQNRRGPGILQPYYDLAKFLGKDSVASPTTSWLFAAAPTVYFAAALGAAALAPVLAPLAFGLGMGFADLFMLLYLFALGRFFLALASLDAGSAFGGMGGSREMFIAVLAEPAILLALLSVALPAKSTGLAAMAASAAGVKWTLSEVFAAGAFFIVLLAETGRIPVDNPDTHLELTMVHEGMILEYSGRPLGLIHWAVAIKQLVMITLFAVLFLPGAPLSWPPLAQAAVLAAKVVATALALAAAETATNKMRLFRIPAFMSVSGVLALLALVAR, encoded by the coding sequence GTGGATTTGCTGATGCAGTTTCTGGTCGGCCTCGCCCAGGCGGCGATGGTCGCATCGCTGGCCCCGCTGGCGGCCGGCCTGATAAAGACGGCCAAGGCGCGCCTGCAGAACAGGCGGGGACCGGGGATATTGCAGCCGTATTACGATCTGGCGAAGTTCCTCGGCAAGGATAGCGTGGCGTCGCCTACGACTTCGTGGCTGTTCGCGGCCGCGCCGACCGTTTATTTCGCGGCCGCGCTGGGGGCGGCGGCCCTGGCGCCGGTATTGGCGCCGCTCGCGTTCGGCCTTGGCATGGGCTTCGCCGATCTGTTCATGCTGCTTTATTTGTTCGCGCTCGGCCGTTTCTTTCTGGCGCTGGCGTCGCTGGACGCCGGCAGCGCGTTCGGCGGCATGGGCGGGTCGCGGGAGATGTTCATCGCGGTGCTGGCCGAGCCCGCCATCCTGCTGGCGCTGCTGTCGGTGGCCCTGCCGGCCAAGTCGACCGGCCTGGCGGCGATGGCGGCCTCGGCGGCGGGCGTGAAGTGGACTTTGTCGGAGGTGTTCGCGGCCGGGGCGTTCTTTATCGTGCTGTTGGCCGAGACGGGCCGCATCCCGGTGGATAACCCCGATACCCACCTGGAGCTGACGATGGTTCACGAGGGGATGATTCTGGAGTATTCCGGCCGGCCGCTCGGCCTCATCCATTGGGCGGTGGCGATCAAGCAACTGGTGATGATAACGCTGTTCGCCGTTCTCTTTTTGCCGGGGGCGCCGCTCTCGTGGCCGCCGCTGGCGCAGGCGGCCGTGCTGGCCGCCAAGGTGGTGGCGACCGCGCTGGCCCTGGCGGCGGCGGAGACGGCGACTAACAAGATGCGGCTGTTCCGGATTCCGGCGTTCATGTCGGTGTCCGGGGTGCTGGCGCTGCTGGCGCTGGTGGCGCGGTAG
- a CDS encoding zinc-binding dehydrogenase, with amino-acid sequence MQATKAALLTKEYAIGLVDRQLECGDDEVIVKNHLMGICGSDKSFYRGQLPPKTAEFRQEPKFPFYLGHESGGEVVEVGRQVREFKPGDQVMAFGWNNNFATYFKAKVFELEPVPEGLEMDIASLGEPVACAMYSGLHAGVQLGDTVAVMGGGFAGQIIAQCAKKKGAAKVIVIDVLDGKLQLAKKLGADIVINATADDPVQAVLDITGGSGADVVVEAAGSEQSINAATALLKHNGIFVWYSWITRPVRLDISRWHDDGIEFRNTCLVHHTRQERQVWTPQALRPVVQGLIDIKSLITHEFSLKDIDKAFQFVDKDDAAVKVVLRP; translated from the coding sequence ATGCAAGCCACCAAAGCGGCCCTGCTCACCAAGGAATACGCCATCGGCCTCGTCGATAGACAGCTCGAATGCGGCGACGACGAAGTCATCGTCAAAAACCACCTCATGGGCATCTGCGGCTCCGACAAATCCTTTTATCGCGGCCAACTGCCGCCCAAGACGGCCGAATTCCGCCAGGAACCCAAATTCCCCTTCTATCTCGGCCACGAAAGCGGCGGCGAAGTCGTGGAAGTGGGCCGTCAGGTCAGGGAATTCAAGCCTGGTGACCAAGTCATGGCTTTTGGCTGGAACAACAACTTCGCCACATACTTCAAAGCCAAAGTGTTCGAACTCGAGCCCGTCCCCGAAGGACTTGAAATGGACATCGCCTCCCTGGGCGAACCGGTCGCCTGCGCCATGTATTCGGGGCTCCACGCCGGCGTCCAGCTCGGCGACACCGTCGCCGTCATGGGCGGCGGCTTCGCCGGGCAGATCATCGCCCAGTGCGCCAAGAAGAAAGGCGCCGCCAAGGTCATAGTCATTGACGTCCTCGACGGCAAACTCCAGCTCGCCAAAAAACTCGGCGCCGACATCGTCATCAACGCCACCGCCGACGATCCCGTCCAGGCCGTCCTCGACATCACCGGCGGCAGCGGGGCCGACGTCGTCGTCGAGGCCGCCGGCAGCGAGCAGTCGATCAACGCGGCCACCGCCCTCCTGAAACACAACGGGATCTTCGTATGGTACAGCTGGATAACGCGCCCCGTCCGGCTCGACATCAGCCGCTGGCACGACGACGGCATCGAATTCAGAAACACCTGCCTCGTCCATCACACCCGCCAGGAACGGCAGGTATGGACCCCGCAGGCGCTCAGACCGGTCGTCCAGGGGCTGATCGACATCAAATCCCTCATAACCCACGAGTTTTCCCTCAAAGACATCGACAAGGCGTTCCAATTCGTCGACAAAGACGACGCCGCCGTCAAAGTCGTCCTGCGCCCTTAA
- a CDS encoding hydrogenase, which translates to MEILAFLLLISAFLLTRTTRLSTAVHILLAQSAVVAAACAAAGWQAGETHMFVAALLTVVVKAGLIPYALLRLVRLLKKEREVHPVVGPNGSSLAAVAAMVLSYGLIERALPAVISRDAVASAVALVLIGLFLIITRRQAIMQIVGLITVENGLYVLGLSTTRGLPLIIELGIFFDVLVMVTVMVILAFRLKRSFHSTDTSILKRLKG; encoded by the coding sequence ATGGAGATTCTCGCGTTTTTGCTGCTGATTTCGGCTTTTTTGCTGACAAGGACTACGCGCCTGTCGACAGCGGTGCATATTTTGCTGGCCCAGTCGGCGGTGGTGGCCGCGGCCTGCGCGGCGGCCGGCTGGCAGGCGGGGGAGACGCATATGTTTGTGGCGGCGCTGTTGACGGTGGTGGTGAAGGCCGGCCTTATTCCATACGCGCTGCTGCGCCTGGTGCGCCTGCTGAAGAAGGAGCGGGAGGTCCACCCGGTGGTCGGCCCTAATGGTTCTTCACTGGCGGCGGTGGCGGCGATGGTGCTGTCGTACGGTCTGATCGAGCGGGCGCTGCCGGCGGTGATCAGCCGCGACGCGGTGGCGAGCGCGGTGGCGTTGGTGCTGATCGGCCTGTTCCTGATCATAACGCGGCGGCAGGCGATCATGCAGATCGTCGGGCTGATCACGGTGGAGAACGGGCTGTACGTTCTGGGGCTGTCGACGACCCGCGGCCTGCCGCTGATTATCGAGTTGGGAATTTTCTTCGACGTGCTGGTGATGGTGACGGTGATGGTCATCCTCGCTTTCCGCCTGAAGCGGTCTTTTCATTCGACCGATACGAGTATTCTGAAAAGGTTGAAGGGTTGA
- the nuoB gene encoding NADH-quinone oxidoreductase subunit NuoB, with product MLKILQKIMAVGTVTEAWDAGEAPERFRGRVAPAGGSCAACGACVAACPVGAIEADGDTVTVNQRACIFCGRCVERCERGLLTQTGDYKLAELGGQLLGEAVRAEIARTLGRSLHIRHLDVGSCNACDFELNQLLSPVYDLQQYGVDFVASPRHADLLMVTGVVTRNLTQALLMTYEATPSPRLVMAVGACAASGRTFGADNYAVRGGADALVPVDVYVPGCPPRPQALLYGILLALGRIEQA from the coding sequence ATGCTAAAGATTCTGCAGAAGATAATGGCTGTGGGCACGGTGACGGAGGCGTGGGACGCCGGGGAGGCGCCGGAGCGGTTCCGCGGCCGGGTGGCGCCGGCGGGCGGGTCGTGCGCCGCCTGCGGCGCGTGCGTGGCCGCCTGCCCGGTCGGGGCGATCGAGGCTGACGGCGATACGGTGACGGTGAACCAGCGGGCGTGCATTTTTTGCGGCCGCTGCGTGGAGCGGTGCGAACGGGGCCTGCTTACCCAGACGGGCGACTATAAGCTGGCCGAGCTGGGGGGGCAGCTGCTGGGCGAGGCGGTGCGGGCGGAAATTGCCCGGACGCTGGGCCGGTCGCTGCATATCCGCCATTTGGACGTCGGGTCGTGCAACGCGTGCGATTTCGAGCTTAACCAGCTTTTAAGCCCGGTGTACGATTTGCAGCAGTACGGCGTGGATTTCGTGGCGTCGCCCCGCCACGCCGATCTACTGATGGTGACGGGTGTGGTGACGCGCAATCTGACCCAGGCACTGCTGATGACGTATGAGGCGACGCCGTCGCCGCGGCTGGTGATGGCGGTGGGGGCGTGCGCGGCCTCGGGCCGGACGTTCGGCGCGGACAATTACGCGGTGCGCGGCGGAGCGGACGCGTTGGTGCCGGTGGACGTGTATGTGCCAGGCTGCCCGCCCAGACCGCAGGCGCTGCTGTACGGGATATTGCTGGCGCTGGGAAGAATAGAGCAAGCATAG
- a CDS encoding NADH-quinone oxidoreductase subunit C encodes MMIKTFVVKAENLRAAANACASRSRHGLLAMFACDERISTGSYAIYCLFDGRKPDGLVTVKGLVPAEGPLEFPSLTPVIPAAAWYEREIFDMFGIKPTDHPELRPLVLHENWPSGLHPLRKDFDPAREVPEADKPFPMLHAHGEGVFEVPVGPIHAGIIEPGHFRFSQAGETILRLDAKLFFTHRGIEKAVEGLTPDEAFPMVERICGVCSVSHALSFSQALEGLTGTSIPERAKWIRVLTAELERLYNHVGDIGNLSAGMGFQVAVSNGARLKESLLRLNEAVTGNRYLRGMVVPGGVAMDVTGKLCREIGAALERFEPDFASLVGLMRENDAFLNRVDTTGIVPFAAARDLGVVGPAARASGVDWDMRRDKPYGGYGELDFAVPVRHSGDVAARLWVRVDEVPQTVRLIRQALERLGAAGPELAAAVPPAPAWGAGAGWSESARGANLHWLMMDDDNRIWRYFVRSASYPNWPALTVAAPGNIIPDFPLINKSFELCYACLDR; translated from the coding sequence ATGATGATCAAGACTTTTGTCGTTAAGGCGGAGAATCTGCGGGCGGCCGCCAACGCGTGCGCGAGCCGCAGCCGCCACGGGCTGCTGGCGATGTTCGCCTGCGACGAGCGGATCAGTACGGGCAGCTACGCGATATACTGCCTGTTTGACGGGCGGAAGCCTGACGGACTGGTGACGGTGAAGGGGCTGGTGCCTGCCGAAGGGCCGCTGGAGTTTCCTTCGCTGACGCCGGTCATTCCGGCGGCGGCCTGGTACGAACGGGAGATTTTCGATATGTTCGGCATAAAGCCGACGGACCATCCCGAGCTCAGGCCGCTGGTGCTGCACGAGAACTGGCCGTCGGGACTTCATCCGCTGCGCAAGGATTTCGATCCCGCCCGGGAGGTGCCTGAGGCGGACAAACCGTTCCCGATGCTCCACGCCCACGGCGAGGGGGTGTTCGAGGTGCCGGTGGGACCAATCCACGCGGGCATCATCGAACCGGGACATTTCCGTTTCAGCCAGGCGGGGGAAACGATCCTCCGCCTGGACGCCAAGCTGTTTTTCACCCACCGCGGCATCGAGAAGGCGGTGGAGGGGCTGACGCCGGACGAGGCGTTTCCGATGGTGGAGCGGATCTGCGGGGTGTGCTCGGTGTCGCACGCGCTGTCGTTTTCGCAGGCGCTGGAGGGGCTGACGGGGACGTCCATCCCGGAACGGGCGAAGTGGATCAGGGTGCTGACAGCCGAGCTTGAACGGCTATACAACCATGTTGGCGATATTGGCAACCTGAGCGCCGGGATGGGGTTCCAGGTGGCGGTGAGCAACGGCGCCCGTCTGAAGGAGAGTCTGCTGCGTCTGAACGAGGCGGTGACCGGTAACCGCTACCTGCGGGGCATGGTGGTGCCGGGCGGAGTGGCGATGGATGTGACGGGGAAGCTGTGCCGTGAGATTGGGGCCGCGCTGGAGCGGTTCGAGCCGGATTTCGCCTCGCTGGTCGGCCTGATGAGGGAGAACGACGCTTTTCTGAACCGCGTGGATACGACGGGAATCGTGCCGTTCGCCGCGGCCCGCGACCTGGGCGTGGTGGGGCCGGCGGCCCGGGCTTCGGGGGTGGACTGGGATATGCGCCGCGATAAGCCGTACGGCGGCTATGGCGAGCTCGATTTCGCCGTGCCGGTCCGCCACAGCGGCGATGTGGCCGCCCGCCTGTGGGTGCGGGTGGATGAGGTGCCGCAGACGGTGAGGCTTATCCGCCAGGCGCTGGAGAGGCTCGGGGCCGCCGGTCCCGAGCTGGCGGCGGCGGTGCCGCCGGCGCCGGCGTGGGGCGCGGGGGCGGGCTGGAGCGAGTCGGCCCGCGGCGCGAATCTGCACTGGCTGATGATGGATGACGATAACAGGATCTGGCGCTATTTCGTCCGGTCGGCGTCTTATCCGAACTGGCCGGCGCTTACGGTGGCGGCCCCGGGCAATATCATCCCGGATTTCCCGCTGATCAACAAGAGTTTCGAGCTCTGCTACGCCTGCCTGGACCGTTAG
- a CDS encoding 4Fe-4S binding protein, protein MIIDKETCIGCQLCQPYCPMGCISYRENEGKCAIDLDECVECGICQRPKVCPTGALQQQELDEMRNLRRTFSNPLVPHKTTSVPGRGTEEMKTNDVTGRFKRGHAGVAVELGRPGTGTRFRDVEKVAMAVAPIGVTFEPQNPVTALMVDTATGKMQDGILDEKVLSAIVEFDVTIEKLAVALTAIKQVAPELDTVFSLDLASRMSADNTVPTAEIARQVGFEPSLNGKTNVGLGRPLAKEV, encoded by the coding sequence ATGATTATTGACAAGGAAACCTGTATCGGCTGTCAACTGTGCCAGCCCTACTGCCCAATGGGGTGCATTTCTTACCGGGAAAACGAAGGGAAATGCGCGATCGACCTCGACGAATGCGTCGAATGCGGCATATGCCAAAGGCCGAAAGTCTGCCCCACCGGCGCCCTTCAACAACAGGAGCTGGACGAAATGCGCAACCTCCGCAGGACCTTCTCCAACCCCCTCGTCCCCCACAAAACCACCTCAGTTCCCGGGCGCGGCACCGAAGAAATGAAAACCAACGACGTCACCGGCCGCTTCAAGCGCGGGCACGCCGGCGTAGCCGTCGAACTCGGCAGACCGGGTACGGGCACCAGATTCCGTGACGTCGAAAAAGTCGCCATGGCGGTTGCCCCGATCGGCGTAACCTTCGAGCCGCAAAACCCTGTCACCGCGCTGATGGTCGATACCGCCACCGGCAAAATGCAGGACGGAATACTTGACGAAAAAGTGCTATCAGCTATCGTCGAATTCGACGTCACCATCGAAAAACTGGCGGTCGCCCTGACCGCGATCAAGCAGGTCGCCCCCGAACTGGACACCGTCTTCAGCCTCGACCTTGCCAGCCGCATGTCGGCGGACAACACCGTGCCCACCGCAGAAATCGCCCGCCAAGTCGGCTTCGAACCGTCGTTAAACGGCAAAACAAACGTCGGTCTGGGACGACCGCTGGCGAAGGAGGTATAA
- a CDS encoding tripartite tricarboxylate transporter substrate binding protein gives MTTKSRASLICVLLLVAVLVVGGCGGGSATDGKAKYPERPIEGIVGWGAGGGTDVFARAIAKPAGEILGQPVAVKNMPGSSGAIAGDYVTQQPADGYTLWFMGSNYAVNVALGRTPHKLDQYIPVARIQHDTAMLQVTKTSKFKTIDDIIAYAKANPGKLKVGGTGAASFDEVVVALWEDAAGIKVNYVPYENGGQMQAALLGGHLDVMFEELGPVAGRVADGSLIPVLAFSEKKLEKFPNLPVAPDKGWNITLGNWRGVMVKKGTDPAVVKKLEETFTKAKDTPTYKKVEKDTYLDLRAGYLNGKDYGAAIQKDIDIYKKALTKLGYIK, from the coding sequence ATGACAACCAAATCGAGAGCGAGCCTGATTTGTGTCCTGCTGCTCGTCGCCGTCCTCGTGGTCGGCGGCTGCGGTGGCGGCTCCGCCACCGACGGAAAAGCCAAATATCCCGAACGGCCGATCGAAGGGATCGTCGGCTGGGGCGCGGGTGGCGGCACCGACGTATTCGCCCGGGCCATCGCCAAACCCGCCGGCGAAATCCTCGGCCAGCCGGTCGCCGTTAAGAACATGCCCGGCTCGTCCGGGGCCATCGCCGGCGACTATGTCACCCAGCAGCCGGCCGACGGCTATACCCTCTGGTTCATGGGCTCCAACTACGCCGTCAACGTCGCCCTGGGGCGCACCCCCCACAAACTGGACCAATACATCCCCGTCGCCCGCATCCAGCATGACACCGCCATGCTGCAAGTCACCAAGACCAGCAAATTCAAAACCATCGACGACATCATCGCTTACGCCAAAGCCAACCCCGGCAAACTCAAAGTCGGCGGCACGGGTGCCGCCAGCTTCGACGAAGTCGTGGTCGCCCTCTGGGAAGACGCAGCCGGCATCAAAGTCAACTACGTGCCCTATGAAAACGGCGGCCAGATGCAGGCAGCCCTGCTCGGCGGACACCTTGACGTCATGTTCGAGGAACTCGGTCCGGTCGCCGGCCGGGTAGCCGACGGCAGCCTCATTCCCGTACTGGCCTTCAGCGAGAAAAAGCTTGAGAAATTCCCCAACCTGCCGGTCGCGCCCGACAAAGGCTGGAATATCACCCTTGGCAACTGGCGCGGTGTAATGGTCAAAAAAGGCACTGACCCAGCCGTCGTAAAAAAACTCGAAGAAACCTTCACCAAAGCCAAGGACACCCCCACCTACAAAAAAGTGGAGAAAGACACCTACCTTGACCTGCGGGCCGGCTACCTGAACGGCAAAGACTATGGCGCCGCTATCCAGAAAGACATCGACATCTACAAAAAAGCCCTCACCAAACTCGGCTACATCAAATAG
- a CDS encoding tripartite tricarboxylate transporter TctB family protein, whose protein sequence is MSVLLTESLIAAVFLTSSCLFYYQTFFFPKTRISDIGPEYWPQLLLAGMIILSAALLVDIYKRRKALAAAEEDKKPYPLRFWYTLALAVAYTLVMPLLGFAVGTLLFCLAIMSVLGVRSVKSLLLTATGATVLFVVLFPKIMAVPMPRGIGIFRMISLFFY, encoded by the coding sequence ATGTCGGTGCTGCTGACAGAATCCCTGATCGCCGCGGTATTTCTCACCTCCTCCTGCCTCTTTTATTACCAGACTTTCTTCTTCCCCAAAACGCGGATAAGCGATATCGGTCCCGAATACTGGCCGCAACTGCTGCTCGCCGGCATGATCATCCTGTCCGCGGCGCTCCTCGTCGACATATATAAACGCCGCAAGGCTCTGGCCGCCGCGGAGGAAGATAAAAAGCCCTACCCGCTTCGATTCTGGTACACGCTGGCCCTTGCTGTCGCGTACACCCTCGTCATGCCTTTGCTCGGTTTCGCGGTCGGCACCCTGCTGTTCTGTCTGGCCATCATGTCCGTCCTGGGCGTCAGATCCGTGAAAAGCCTGCTGCTGACAGCCACCGGGGCTACCGTTCTCTTCGTAGTGCTTTTCCCTAAAATCATGGCTGTTCCCATGCCTAGGGGCATTGGCATCTTCAGGATGATCAGCCTATTTTTCTATTAG